Proteins encoded in a region of the Magallana gigas chromosome 8, xbMagGiga1.1, whole genome shotgun sequence genome:
- the LOC117685582 gene encoding uncharacterized protein yields MNTLGSALIILLRNGTEMTRATKTMPRIFFPTKRSGQKMILIENRDDLTEKRSGKEKVNMEREKAHLEFSVLVHGSYCKMDDSGDHDQDIAAAVPCAYHEITDDVDVPIMTCDSGVQCEEDPLLIENRHLNKEVRGLQLELRKHKWGAERIRDDDAMTRFYTGLPSFAIFLWLYNYLSSKCSRMTYWRGKGRHRVQTGLGCLHHVYARSTNSLLSSCV; encoded by the exons ATGAACACTCTTGGATCTGCTCTGATCATTTTGTTGAGGAATGGCACGGAGATGACCCGGGCGACGAAAACTATGCCCCGAATTTTTTTTCCTACAAAAAGAAGCGGACAGAAGATGATTTTGATAGAGAACAGAGACGACTTGACCGAGAAACGATCAGG GAAAGAGAAGGTTAatatggagagagagaaagcCCATTTGGAATTTTCTGTGCTTGTCCATGGCTCCTACTGCAAGATGGATGATTCGGGGGACCATGATCAAGATATAGCTGCAGCAGTACCTTGTGCTTATCATGAAATAACAGATGATGTTGATGTCCCCATAATGACTTGTGATTCAG gtGTGCAGTGTGAAGAAGACCCCCTTCTTATTGAAAACAGACATCTCAATAAAGAAGTAAGAGGACTTCAATTGGAGCTGCGGAAACATAAATGGGGTGCTGAACGTATTAGAGATGATGACGCCATGACACGCTTTTATACAGGCCTACCCTCTTTTGCCATCTTCCTGTGGCTGTACAA CTACCTTTCCAGCAAGTGCTCTAGGATGACATATTGGAGGGGGAAGGGCAGACATCGAGTTCAGACCGGCTTAGGATGTCTCCATCATGTTTACGCCCGATCGACCAACTCTTTGCTGTCCTCATGCGTCTGA